The Sardina pilchardus chromosome 24, fSarPil1.1, whole genome shotgun sequence nucleotide sequence AATATACCATCAAATGAGTGGATATGGTCAATATACCAAATGAGTGGATATGGTCAATATACCATCAAATGAGTGGGTATGGTCAATATACCATCAAACGAGTGGATATGGTCAATATACCATCAAACGAGTGGGTATGGTCAATATACCTCAAATGAGTGGATATGGTCAATATACCATCAAACGAGTGGGTATGGTCAATATACCATCAAACGAGTGGATGTGGTCAATATACCATCAAATGAGTGGGTATGGTCAATATACCTCAAATGAGTGGATATGGTCAATATACCATCAAACGAGTGGATATGGTCAATATACCTCAAACGAGTGGATATGGTCAATATACCATCAAATGAGTGGATATGGTCAATATACCAAACGAGTGGATATGGTCAATATACCTCAAACGAGTGGATATGGTCAATATACCATCAAATGAGTGGATATGGTCAATATACCAGCAAACGAGTGGGTATGGTCAATATACCAGCAAACGAGTGGATATGGTCAATATACCAAACGAGTGGATATGGTATGGGTTGACAGGGCCCCTTGTGACAAACATCCGAAAAAAGGTTGGTCATGCGAGGGTGTACGGTTTTGGAGATATTCACAGACAAACTGTGTCTGGCCTCCTCCTTTTGGGGTCCGGTGTGACGGGTGGGCAACggatcaaaatgaaaaacaatggttccgtGTCACCCTTAAGGTGCTACTTGCCCACCAAGTTTCCTGCGGCCCAGTTTTTCAGCGTCTCGTTGACACATAtttgctgaagaaaaaaaaagaaaaaaagaaaaaagactctAAGTTGACTAAGTTAAGGCTAGTgtgaagcatctctctctctctctctctctctctctctcctctctcctcctccctccactgtCAAAACCCCTCCTAATGTCCTCTGTGCAGAAACTGAAGTGTGAGTCTGAATGAcattctgtgctctctctctctctctgtttaaacTCTATCAGTGTGTTATTGCTCTGTGTATGAATGAAGAATCAGAATAAAAGTTAATGTGATTAACTTAAATTTACCAGATTAATGTGTGACTTCAATTTGTTCGGCAAGTTACACAATAGTTTGGGCCAGATATTACAGCCACAAATAtgtgaaatatatatttaaaataatttcattACCTACACATACAATACGCATACAATATGCAAGATAGTTTGGGCTATCGGATATTACAGCCACAAAACTGTCAAATATATTGTAAGGGGAAAACACAAACCATATTCCCGCTTAGAAATAtgtgttctgtctacgtccggtGCTTCAGTGAGGCTGAATTGAACTATAATTatttaagtataagtatatatacttttttgatcccgtgaggtaTCAAACCCTCAAAAGTACAAAAGGGTGCAAAGGTAAcccacactaacccagagcagtgaactctgtgtgtgtgtgtagactttaTTGTGTACATTGGgctgttgcagtgtgtgtgtagactttaTTGTGTACATTGGGCTgttgcagcgtgtgtgtgtgtgtgtgtgtgtgtgtgtgtgtgtgtgtgtgtgtgtgtgtgtgtgtagattttaTTGTGTACATTGGGCTattgcagcgtgtgtgtgtgtgtgtgtgtgtgtgtgtgtgtgtgtagactttaTTGTGTACATTGGGCTgttgcagcgtgtgtgtgtgtatgtgtgtgtgtgtgtagactttaTTGCGTACATTGGCCTgttgcagcgtgtgtgtgtgtgtgtgtgtgtgtgtgtgtgtgtgtgtgtgcagagattaTTGTGTACATTGGGCTGttgtagcgtgtgtgtttgtgtgtgtgtgtgtgtgtgtgtgtgtgtgtagactttaTTGTGTACATTGGGCTGTTGCAGCGTGTGTGTAGACTTTATTCTAAGCTATGTTTGGGGCTATTTAACCTTTGTTCGACAGCCCATAATAAGGTCGTTTTTGGTGGAAACTACAGCTCTTTCCTCATTGTTACCATGGCAACCCATTGTGTGGGTCTTCACCATGGTGATCCCTGAACGTGCAAATCTTTTTGGGacgtgttgttgtttttagtcTGCACATGCCCCTGCCGCATCATCATGAACTTGCACCCAGTGACCCATCACTGAGCTGGACGACCTTTGAACTGGATGACCTCTGAACTCTGGGGCTGACCTCTGAACTCTGGGACTGACCCTGTCTGTTCCTGGACACACAGTGAGAACActgcttctctccatccctgttATGAGCTTGCAGACGGCACATTCATTTCAACGTCATTTAATTTAGCTTGTAGATCGCCAAAACAttgcacatgtctcatggcgctacacagagtgttaaacattcagagaaacCCATGAGgaacaggggcgaggaaaaactccccagaactggagatacatataggaagaaacctcagacacgTTATACAGTTAATCATAACTGATATGACAGCGTAGGTGAATGTTCTACCAGGAAGACTTGTTCTACTAGGTAGACTTCATCATTCTTTCGTCCAGCTAATCAATCAGTCTAGTCTTTCTAGTCTTTCCTAGTCTTTCTAGGAAGCCCTGTCATCCATGGTATTCCTTCATATAATCAATCATAGCCTACACACTAGTCTTTCTAGGAAGCCCTGTCATCTATGGTATTCCTTCATATAATCAATCATAGCCTACACACTAGTCTTTCTAGGAAGACCTGTCATCCATGGTATTCCTTCATATAACCAATAGGTAGTTTGTGCatgttttattattaattattcaaTAGTATGGTGTCATAAAAATATTGTTATTAATTTTGCAATAATATGGTCTCATAAAGATGTGTTATTATTAATTTTATAATAGTATGGTGGCAGGGAAATATTGTACTTTAGCTTGCtattaactgtaactgtaaattGAATCCTTACCAAAAGCATATGACCCTCACTGTTAGCCACGGAGAGGAGTCACTCAAACATCAACTGGGTCTATTTCACTTTTCTTCACTgatacacagagatacacagcaGTAACATGACACACATTCATTGGGTCGAGTGAACTTTTATTCAGATTTTTAATTGATGCACAGAGCAGTaacatgacacacactgacagagagagatgtcgTGTCGTAGTTCTGTTTCAATGATCCAGAGGAAAATGGGACTACATTTGAGGTCTCGTCTCTCTGGTCTTCAGGTCCTGCAGCTGCACAGACTCACTCACGCTTCCTTCTCGAACGTTCTCTTCGCCACCACGTCTCCGATCTTCAGTGTCTGCACAGAAAGACAACAGAGGAGGACATTAGGAGGGGTGATGGAGTTTAAACagtcaagggagagagagagagagagagagagagagagagagcgtgagagagagagagagagagagaacacagaatgTCATTCTGATCTAGGACAGATTCTCAGTCAAGGCTTTGGGTGttgcaatggtgtgtgtgtgtgtgtgtgtgtgtgtgtgtgtgtgtgtgtgtgtgtgtgtgtaaacagcacATTTGAttcagagatgaagagaaacatGTAGCCAAACGCTCCTTACCATGACAAGCTTGTTGTCGCTCACCAACTTCCTCTCGATGGTCGTCTCCTTGCCATCGAATGTCTGCCTCTGGACCATCACGCCGTTGTCCAGTCTCACGAcactctacaaacacacaaacccatgaGATACGAACAGGTACATTTCCCTAAATAGCAAACCCTTTATCTTTAATATTGCAAAAGTGTTACTAACATgacaatagtaataataacaatattattatcattgatAATTGAataactaaaacaaacaaaaacaaagataaTGACTCACTCTAGCCTTTCTGTCATCACCGGTGGTGTCGTCGAACTCCTCGTTGGGTTTGAACTTGATGTCTCCTCTTGGTGTGCTCAGAGTGATGGTTCCATCAGTAGCCACGGAGACGGTCACGCTTGGTTTGGCTTTGGACGCGATCTGGCGCTTAGCAAAGCCCACACCTGCAGGAAACACAGAACACATCAGGTGCATCACTTACCCAGTCCGCAGGCTAAGATGCCGCAAATAAACATATCTTATATCTGTATCAAACCTTTCTCACAAGAAGGTTCTCAAATTGTGCTCAGTTTTAAAACATAAAAATGTTCATACCCATTGCCTTGAGGTAGTCATCAAAGTTCTCACTCTCCACCAACTTCCAGGTTCCAACAAACTTCTCGGCCATGATGAtagctgcggtgtgtgtgtgtgttctggtctcTGGGGTGATGCGTTCAGATgaagtgcaggtgtgtgtttgatgtgttcaGACTCTTTAGACGGGATGCTTTTCAATCATCTGTGCAGCAAGGGCATGGCTCAGCCAGCCAATCAGGGCCTGCGACATCACACCATGTGAATTTGAATTTCCAGGTAGAAGGTGATCAAAGACGAGTTCCGCAGGTTTCTGGTGagtcacatctgtgtgtgtgtgtgtgtgtgtgtgtgtgtgtttgtgtttgtgtttgtgtgtgtgtgtgtgtgtgtgtgtctgtctggtgaGTCACTTCAGACCAGGTGAAAGGACATTAGAGGGCATCCCGACCGGATCATCTGGTTGTGATGAATGAAATAACATTTGCCGCCGTTTCATCATTTAATAGTGTTATGCTACTGATGAAAAGCATTTTACCCCTAATACCTGCCTGCCCATCCTAACACCAATGCCCTGTGCCACACTAATACCCGTAATACCCCTAATACCCCTGCCCATCTTAACATCAATGCCCTGTGGCTCACTAATACCCCTAATACCCCTAATACCCCTGCCCATCTTAACATCAATGCCCTGTGGCTCACTAATACCCCTAATACCCCTGCCCATCCTAACACCAATGCCCTGTGCCACACTAATACCCGTAATACCCCTAATACCCCTGCCCATCTTAACATCAATGCCCTGTGGCTCACTAATACCCCTAATACCCCTGCCCATCCTAACACCAATGCCCTGTGCCACACTAATACCCGTAATACCCATAATACCCCTAATACCCCTGCCCATCTTAACATCAATGCCCTGTGGCTCACTAATACCCCTAATACACCTGCCCATCCTAACACCAATGCCCTGTGCCACACTAATACCCCCTAATACCCCTGCCCATCTTAACACCAATGCCCTGTGGCACACTAATACCCCTAATACCCCTGCCCATCTTAACACCAATGCCCTGTGCCACACTAATACCCCTAATAGCCTTAATACCCCTGCCCATCTTAACACCAATGCCCTGTGCCACACTAATACCCCTAATACCCCTGCCCATCCTAACACCAGTGCCCTGTGCCACACTAATACCCCTAATACCCCTGCCCATCCTAACACCAGTGCCCTGTGCCACACTAATACCCCTAATACCCCTAATACCATTGCCCATCTTAACACCAATGCCCTGTGCCACACTAATACTCCTAATACCCCAAATGCCACCGCTGCACCAGgctgtaacagctatgaaaacattctaccatgccactgctgtaggctaaaccaggacgttatcgtcttgtctcctgctactccttacttgatttgtttatatcgttacagtaaccggtttgctctcggtaacgttatcaacagctaaagacaatctaacctaacgtcaacgtaaacactgtagcaaacgacaagcaagttactagcaagttacaagcaactagttgaaccatttaggttcaagccttcttacagtcgtttctagtacaaactgcatggctatcattttcacgtttgtttgttagcaagctagtcgtttcagctataggacttgccagccaggcaatcatttaaagccttcggcatcattcacaaattaaaaacctttgttaacagcgtattgtacattcctattaggacaatcacacacctggaaacacttcgaagaacatactagctcatcctgtaggctaatatgtgtagcctacataaaatatcctagcctactgtaagctaacgttacatttgctagatatcctacctgttgctgcatcatcgttaattgtttgagattgtattccgtgttccaatggtgtctaaatctatagcctatggcctacttttaacctgcattagtgtataaggctatgtaagctatcctaccagtcgtcactgtaggctactaaagagtcagctcttgcaactcgttttaagtaggcaacttcatttcagtcttttaaagagttattttccaaaatagcctatattcacaattttgatgcattttcataaatcactttttaaatgtgactttccaagtaatttcagtggaattgtaattgggttattgttatttatctatccttctgtgtagcctagttgtctttttaactataggcctgatacaatgttttacacagtcagcaacctttttgcatttacatgcaatggtaattccttccatggaattacattttctagttactCTTTGTTATATTTGCTGTTGTACTGTATCTTTTGTTTTTTATATGCTGTATATATGTTTACATGGATATCGGATGTGCCTGTCCAtcggtggtgagtgtgtgtgtgtgtgtgtgtgtgtgtgtgtgtgtgtgtgtgtgtgtgtgtgtgtctataaagAAAACCTAGTTTTGTACTTGTGTTTCTCAAGCAGAAAGCTTGACACATTATGGTGTCATGAAAATAGGATACTATTAGTTTTACAATATTATGGTGGCAGGGAAATATTTGACTTTTGTTTGCTATTGAATGCATATTGATTCCTTTCCAGGATTTGGCCCTACAGCTCATGCTGGAGACCTGCACATTGATCTCTCCTGCTGCCGTTATAATGTACACATTGATCACTGATCACgctcttgtgcagtagagatACAGCCCACTGATCACgctcttgtgcagtagagatacagcacagactccccaaaTTACTATATGGCTATATGACATTCACTGTTAGCCACAAGACACAAACTGTCCCACCGTAACATTGTTTcgaattgtttgttttgttgtgtaatGTGCAGAAAATGCCATGATGCTTTACAGATGTGTGGCCGCAATATGTGGCTAATTATTAACTAATATGTGGCTAATTATTAACTAATATGTGGCTAATTCCCAAACTATCTGAACCAAGTGGAGTCACTCAAACAACTTATATGATGCTGTCTGTTACATTTGTATTGTGATTCTTAATTGATACACAGAGCAATAACATGCCACACATCACTGATGTCTATTTAGTTTTTACTCTGATCCTCCATTCATACACAgaacaataacacaacacacactgacagagcgagagagggagagatgtcgTAGTTCTGAGTGATCCAGCGGAAAATAGCAATAAATTAAAGGTCTTGAGGGCCTGCAGCTGCACAGACTCACTCACGCTTCCTTCTCGAACGTTCTCTTCGCCACCACATTTCCGATCTTCATCGTCTACACAGAAAGACAACAGAGGAGGACATTAGGAGGGGTGATAGAGTTTAtacagttgagagagagagagagagagagagagaaagagagagagagagaacacagaatgTCATTCTGATCTAAAACAGTCAAGGCTTAATTCTGTCAAGGCTTTGGGTGTtgcgatggtgtgtgtgcaccatgttgctacagtatggtgtgtgtgtgtgtacacagtgttgcgatggtgtgtgtgcaccgtgttgctatggtgtgtgtgtacacagtgttgctatggtgtgtgtgcaccgtGTTGCTATGGTGTGCGTGCACACAGCACATTtaaacagagatgaagagaaactTACCGTGACAAACTTGTTGTCGCTCACCACCTCCCTCTCGATGGTCGTCTCCTTGCCGTCCCATGTCTGCCTCTGGACCATCACACCGTTCTCCAGTTTCACCACattctgtaaacacacacacacacacacacacacacacacacaagataattTGTGTTATTAAAGCATGTACCaacattgattaaaaaaaagactatATTAGAACAATATTAATATCATTAATAATTGAATAActacaataaaaacaaagatgTTGAGGTAATGACTCACTCTAGTCTTTCTGTCATCCCCGGTGGTCTCTTCGAACTCTTCGTTCAGTTTGAACTTGACATCTTTTCTTGCCGTATTCAGAGTGATGGTTCCATCAGTATCCACGGAGACGGTCACGCTCGGTTTGGCCTGGGACGCGATCTGGCGCTTAGCAAAGCCCACACCTGCAGACAACACACCAGATGCACCACTCACCCAATCtgcagcttacacacacacatcttatatCTGTTAAGATgccatgaatacacacacacacatcttatatCTGTTAAGAtgccacaaatacacatactttACATACTGAACATTATCTTATGTCTGGTAACAGGTTAACTTGCCAcaagcaaatacacatacagcgTCTCATATCTGTATCTAACCCTTTCAACAAGAAGGTTCTCACATTTTgcttaataaaaaatgaacccTTTCATACCCAGTGCCTTGAGGTACTCATCAAAGTTCTCACTCTCCACCAACTTCCAGGTTCCAACAAACTTCTCGGCCATGATGAtagctgcggtgtgtgtgtgtgttctggtctcTGGGGTGATGTGTTCAGGTgaagtgcaggtgtgtgtttgatgtgttcaGGCTCTTTAGACGGGATGCTTTTCAATCATCTGTGCAGCAAGTTTATGGCTCAGCCAGCCAATCAGGGCCTGCGACATCACACCATGTTTATTTGACTTTCCAGGTAGAAAGTGATTAAACATGAG carries:
- the LOC134073005 gene encoding fatty acid-binding protein, heart-like — translated: MAEKFVGTWKLVESENFDEYLKALGVGFAKRQIASQAKPSVTVSVDTDGTITLNTARKDVKFKLNEEFEETTGDDRKTRNVVKLENGVMVQRQTWDGKETTIEREVVSDNKFVTTMKIGNVVAKRTFEKEA
- the LOC134073003 gene encoding fatty acid-binding protein, heart-like → MAEKFVGTWKLVESENFDDYLKAMGVGFAKRQIASKAKPSVTVSVATDGTITLSTPRGDIKFKPNEEFDDTTGDDRKARSVVRLDNGVMVQRQTFDGKETTIERKLVSDNKLVMTLKIGDVVAKRTFEKEA